In the Mastacembelus armatus chromosome 2, fMasArm1.2, whole genome shotgun sequence genome, one interval contains:
- the pcid2 gene encoding PCI domain-containing protein 2 isoform X1, with protein MAHITINQYLQQIYEAIDNHEGSFCAELLSFKHPHVANPRLQLASPEEKCQQVLEPPYDEMVAAHLRCTYAVANHDFVEAYKFQTLVVQSFLRAFQSHKEENWALPVMFAVTLDLRIFANNAEQQLQKKGKGQPGEMLEKAAEQLMSCFRVCASDNRAGIEDSKKWGMMFLSNQLFKIYFKINKLHLCKPLIRAIDSSNLKNDYSPAQKVTYKYYVGRKGMFDSDFKLAEEFLSYAFHHCHRSSQKNKRMILIYLLPVKMLLGHMPTHQLLRKYDLMQFSDVTKGVSEGNLLLLNEALSKHETFFIRCGIFLILEKLKIITYRNLFKKVYLLLRTHQLPLDAFLVALRMMQVEDVDIDEVQCILANLIYMGHIKGYISHQHQKLVVSKQNPFPPLSSIS; from the exons ATGGCTCACATCACTATCAACCAGtacctgcagcag ATTTACGAGGCCATCGACAACCACGAGGGTTCGTTCTGCGCCGAGCTGCTCTCCTTCAAACACCCGCACGTCGCCAACCCGCGGCTCCAG ctggCCAGTCCGGAAGAAAAGTGTCAGCAGGTTCTGGAGCCGCCGTACGATGAGATGGTTGCAGCTCATCTCAG GTGTACCTATGCTGTGGCCAATCACGACTTTGTTGAAGCCTACAAGTTCCAGACGCTTGTCGTTCA ATCCTTCCTAAGGGCGTTCCAGTCACATAAAGAGGAAAACTG GGCTCTGCCAGTGATGTTCGCTGTCACGCTGGATCTCAGGATATTTGCCAACAAC gcggagcagcagctgcagaagaagGGCAAAGGTCAGCCGGGGGAGATGCTGGAGaaggcagcagagcagctgaTGAGCTGCTTCAGAGTTTGTGCCAGTGACAA cCGTGCTGGGATCGAGGACTCAAAGAAGTGGGGGATGATGTTTCTGAGCAACCAGCTCTTCAAGATCTACTTCAAG ATCAACAAGCTGCACCTGTGTAAGCCTTTGATCCGAGCCATCGACAGCTCCAACCTGAAGAACGACTACAGTCCTGCTCAGAAGGTCACCTACAAATACTACGTCGGCCGCAAAGGCATGTTCGACAGCGACTTCAAACTAG CGGAGGAGTTTCTGTCTTACGCCTTCCACCACTGTCATCGCTCCAGCCAGAAGAACAAGAGGATGATTCTCATCTACCTGCTGCCTGTCAAGATGCTGCTG ggccACATGCCGACTCATCAGCTTCTGAGGAAATACGACCTGATGCAGTTTTCTGACGTCACCAAAGGGGTGAG tgaggggaacctgctgctgctgaacgAGGCTTTGTCCAAACACGAGACCTTCTTCATCCGCTGTGGCATCTTCCTCATCCTGGAGAAGCTCAAGATCATCACCTACAGGAACCTCTTCAAGAAAGT gtaccTGCTGCTGAGGACCCACCAGCTGCCTCTGGATGCCTTCCTGGTGGCTCTGAGGATGATGCAGGTGGAAGACGTGGACATCGATGAGGTGCAGTGTATTCTGGCCAACCTCATCTAcatg GGTCATATCAAAGGTTACATATCCCATCAGCACCAGAAGCTCGTGGTCAGTAAACAGAATCCattccctcccctctcctcaaTCTCCTag
- the f10 gene encoding coagulation factor X isoform X1 — protein sequence MTLIRGDEHVRTQCLKRCRLNRVDTPSSPSLSIQVNARSTTPPLSLPVSTFRLRYLRSAHRVSSSRKSPPPPSGAMFWFQRLSLGLVLLHLAAAHAVFLDDKAASQVLTRRRRANTFLEELKKGNMERECMEERCSWEEAREIFEDKEKTDEFWVKYIDGDACESMPCAHGGVCKDGVGSYTCYCQAGYQGFNCEIVIPELCESKNGGCEHFCNVVRGTVECSCADGYFLASDYKSCNSNQTFKCGSIISTDTRTVFIYERHNTTTGNTIRSNLTDLNTNSTKNTGNLPGNSSKSETVQKYVFEEQLHSEMAKFTRIVGGEDCPPGECPWQALLLNEDDQGFCGGTILNEYIILTAAHCMNQSRYIYVKLGEFDTSVNQGNEATHHVETIITHNKYRPDTYHNDIALIKLTKPIKFTRFILPACMPEQDFAEKVLMRQQEGMVSGFGRVGEGRQTSTILQRLTVPYVDRLTCMESTQLRISTRMFCAGYHSISKDACQGDSGGPHVTRYRNTYFVTGIVSWGEGCARRGKYGVYTQVSKYIRWIHDGIERLTAKDKGGKRVKRHHSAIKRLHL from the exons ATGACTCTTATCAGGGGAGACGAACATGTGAGAACTCAGTGTCTGAAACGCTGCAGATTAAACCGTGTCGACACtccttcctccccctctctctccattcAGGTCAATGCCCGCTCTAccacccctcctctctccctccctgtctccaCATTCAGGCTGCGTTACCTCCGCTCAGCACACCGAGTTTCTTCCAGCCGAAAATCACCACCACCTCCATCCGGGGCCATGTTTTGGTTTCAGCGCCTGTCCCTGGGCCTCGTGCTGCTGCACCTCGCCGCCGCTCACG CAGTCTTCCTGGACGACAAGGCGGCCAGTCAGGTTCTGACCCGTCGCAGACGAGCCAACACTTTTTTAGAGGAGCTGAAAAAAGGCAACATGGAGAGGGAGTGTATGGAGGAGCGCTGCAGCTGGGAGGAGGCGCGAGAAATCTTcgaagacaaagagaaaact GACGAATTTTGGGTCAAATATATCG ATGGCGACGCCTGCGAGTCGATGCCCTGTGCACATGGAGGAGTTTGCAAGGACGGGGTCGGCAGCTACACCTGCTACTGCCAGGCTGGGTACCAGGGCTTCAACTGTGAAATCG TTATCCCTGAGCTCTGCGAGTCCAAAAACGGCGGCTGTGAACATTTCTGCAACGTGGTCCGAGGAACCGTTGAGTGTTCCTGCGCTGACGGATACTTCCTGGCCTCAGATTACAAATCCTGCAACTCAAACC AGACCTTCAAATGTGGCAGCATCATCAGCACAGACACCCGGACTGTTTTCATATACGAGCGGCACAACACAACCACGGGGAACACGATCCGGTCGAACCTAACGGACCTCAACACCAACTCCACCAAGAACACGGGCAACCTTCCTGGGAACAGCAGCAAGAGCGAGACCGTGCAGAAATACGTCTTCGAGGAACAGCTCCACTCTGAAATGGCAAAGTTTACCCGCATCGTGGGCGGAGAGGACTGCCCACCTGGAGAATGTCCATGGCAG gCTCTCCTCCTGAATGAGGACGACCAGGGTTTCTGCGGAGGCACCATCCTCAACGAATACATCATCCTGACCGCCGCCCACTGCATGAACCAGTCGCGCTACATCTACGTCAAGCTCG GGGAGTTTGACACGTCGGTGAATCAGGGCAATGAAGCTACGCACCACGTGGAAACTATTATCACCCACAACAAGTACAGGCCGGACACCTACCACAACGACATCGCACTCATCAAACTGACCAAGCCCATCAAGTTCACCAGGTTCATCCTGCCGGCCTGCATGCCTGAGCAAGACTTTGCTGAAAAG GTCTTGATGCGGCAGCAGGAAGGCATGGTCAGTGGTTTCGGTCGTGTCGGCGAGGGGCGGCAGACCTCCACCATCTTGCAGCGCCTCACCGTGCCCTACGTGGACCGGCTCACCTGCATGGAATCCACTCAGCTGCGAATCTCCACCCGCATGTTCTGTGCCGGATACCACTCGATTTCCAAGGACGCCTGCCAAGGGGACAGTGGCGGGCCGCACGTCACGCGTTACCGCAACACCTACTTCGTCACCGGCATCGTGAGCTGGGGCGAAGGCTGCGCACGCAGAGGCAAGTACGGCGTCTACACCCAGGTGTCCAAGTACATCCGCTGGATCCACGACGGCATCGAGAGGCTGACGGCCAAAGACAAGGGCGGGAAGCGGGTGAAGAGGCACCACAGCGCCATCAAGAGGCTGCACCTGTAA
- the prozb gene encoding protein Z, vitamin K-dependent plasma glycoprotein b, giving the protein MAVSIMSACCRASVLCLYLLACSLQVLSQGEVFRRAPQANSVLLRSRRANMFLLEEILKGNLERECYEELCNFEEAREYFEDNEKTIAFWTVYYDGDQCQPNPCLHGGNCTDKVGGFHCSCHAPRRGPVCELGAPAQSRKQLPSAQHTEIPEIAECPTEGPKACHQLCTVSHHSFTCSCMSGFKLQSDKRTCSPEVEFACGRLPSKFNTTASMCRHGNCPWQVTLQNSRGVELCGGVVLGRRSVLTAATCLLLDSGPDLRPSNFLVVTGNKLTVPVQALMVHDRFRADHHDNNLALLQLASPLPFGPALIHICLPTKDFSENILMHSGRTGVVEEQGGRPNQDLVYMMLDECRSQVNVSHPLSNKMFCMRRQSGGRRSPNGPTGNHSDSGERTNRPLGRRHGPVRNNYRALSPSGRVGKQNGAQTTLSKPSENQNGTQGRPNGPTVIQNQTHNNDTGAENHNSSISKIQNEGPLKASGLRSEVRVRRCGGLLVGSPVATEEQGTAFLTGLMILSSPECNGSSSLVFIKLSRYLNWIKPRLEATEAQVMPQVRQYPEIH; this is encoded by the exons ATGGCGGTCAGCATCATGTCGGCTTGTTGTCGAGCGTCTGTTCTGTGTCTTTACCTCCTCGCCTGCTCCCTTCAGGTCCTCAGCCAAGGAGAAG TGTTTCGTCGAGCTCCACAGGCCAACAGCGTGCTGCTCAGGTCCAGACGGGCCAACATGTTCCTGCTGGAGGAGATCCTGAAGGGGAACCTGGAGAGGGAGTGCTACGAGGAGCTGTGCAACTTCGAGGAGGCCCGAGAGTATTTTGAAGACAACGAGAAGACG ATCGCCTTCTGGACGGTTTACTACG ACGGGGACCAGTGTCAGCCCAACCCCTGCCTCCACGGGGGGAACTGCACCGACAAGGTGGGGGGGTTCCACTGCTCCTGCCACGCCCCCCGCCGCGGACCAGTCTGTGAACTGGGAGCACCAGCACAAAGTAGAAAACAACTACCCTCTGCACAACATACGGAAATACCAG AAATTGCCGAGTGCCCGACTGAAGGCCCGAAAGCGTGTCACCAGCTGTGCACGGTGTCCCACCACTCGTTCACCTGCTCCTGCATGTCAGGCTTCAAGCTGCAAAGCGACAAACGCACCTGTTCACCTGAAG tggagtttgcatgtggaCGACTTCCCAGCAAGTTCAACACCACGGCATCGATGTGTCGCCATGGAAACTGCCCCTGGCAG GTGACCCTGCAGAACAGCAGAGGGGTGGAGCTGTGTGGAGGAGTGGTGCTAGGGCGACGCTCTGTCCTGACCGCTGCCACCTGCCTCCTCCTCGACTCAGGACCCGACCTCAGACCCTCCAACTTCCTCGTGGTCACTG GCAACAAGCTAACAGTTCCTGTCCAGGCTCTGATGGTTCACGACCGCTTCCGTGCAGATCACCATGACAACAACCTCGCACTTCTCCAGCTGGCCAGCCCCTTGCCCTTTGGCCCCGCCCTCATCCACATCTGCCTGCCCACCAAGGATTTCAGCGAAAACATCCTGATGCATTCTGGGAGGACGGGCGTTGTCGAGGAGCAGGGGGGGAGACCCAACCAGGACCTGGTCTACATGATGCTGGACGAGTGTCGCAGCCAGGTGAACGTCTCACACCCGCTCAGCAACAAAATGTTCTGCATGAGGAGGCAAAGTGGAGGCCGGAGGAGCCCAAATGGGCCGACAGGGAACCACAGTGACTCTGGGGAGAGAACAAACAGACCGCTAGGGAGGAGACATGGACCCGTGAGGAACAATTACCGAGCCCTAAGTCCAAGTGGTCGTGTAGGGAAACAAAACGGAGCCCAGACAACGCTGAGCAAACCTTCAGAGAACCAAAATGGCACCCAGGGAAGGCCCAATGGACCTACAGTCATCCAGAACCAAACCCACAACAATGACACTGGAGCAGAAAatcacaacagcagcatttcTAAGATTCAGAATGAAGGGCCCCTAAAAGCCAGCGGgttgaggtcagaggtcagggtcaGGAGATGTGGCGGTCTGTTGGTGGGGTCACCTGTTGCCACGGAGGAGCAGGGCACAGCGTTTCTCACCGGGCTGATGATATTATCGTCTCCAGAATGcaatggcagcagcagcctggtGTTCATCAAACTGTCCCGTTACCTGAACTGGATCAAACCGAGGCTGGAGGCAACCGAGGCCCAGGTGATGCCCCAGGTCAGACAGTATCCTGAGATTCACTGA
- the f10 gene encoding coagulation factor X isoform X2: MTLIRGDEHVRTQCLKRCRLNRVDTPSSPSLSIQVNARSTTPPLSLPVSTFRLRYLRSAHRVSSSRKSPPPPSGAMFWFQRLSLGLVLLHLAAAHVFLDDKAASQVLTRRRRANTFLEELKKGNMERECMEERCSWEEAREIFEDKEKTDEFWVKYIDGDACESMPCAHGGVCKDGVGSYTCYCQAGYQGFNCEIVIPELCESKNGGCEHFCNVVRGTVECSCADGYFLASDYKSCNSNQTFKCGSIISTDTRTVFIYERHNTTTGNTIRSNLTDLNTNSTKNTGNLPGNSSKSETVQKYVFEEQLHSEMAKFTRIVGGEDCPPGECPWQALLLNEDDQGFCGGTILNEYIILTAAHCMNQSRYIYVKLGEFDTSVNQGNEATHHVETIITHNKYRPDTYHNDIALIKLTKPIKFTRFILPACMPEQDFAEKVLMRQQEGMVSGFGRVGEGRQTSTILQRLTVPYVDRLTCMESTQLRISTRMFCAGYHSISKDACQGDSGGPHVTRYRNTYFVTGIVSWGEGCARRGKYGVYTQVSKYIRWIHDGIERLTAKDKGGKRVKRHHSAIKRLHL; the protein is encoded by the exons ATGACTCTTATCAGGGGAGACGAACATGTGAGAACTCAGTGTCTGAAACGCTGCAGATTAAACCGTGTCGACACtccttcctccccctctctctccattcAGGTCAATGCCCGCTCTAccacccctcctctctccctccctgtctccaCATTCAGGCTGCGTTACCTCCGCTCAGCACACCGAGTTTCTTCCAGCCGAAAATCACCACCACCTCCATCCGGGGCCATGTTTTGGTTTCAGCGCCTGTCCCTGGGCCTCGTGCTGCTGCACCTCGCCGCCGCTCACG TCTTCCTGGACGACAAGGCGGCCAGTCAGGTTCTGACCCGTCGCAGACGAGCCAACACTTTTTTAGAGGAGCTGAAAAAAGGCAACATGGAGAGGGAGTGTATGGAGGAGCGCTGCAGCTGGGAGGAGGCGCGAGAAATCTTcgaagacaaagagaaaact GACGAATTTTGGGTCAAATATATCG ATGGCGACGCCTGCGAGTCGATGCCCTGTGCACATGGAGGAGTTTGCAAGGACGGGGTCGGCAGCTACACCTGCTACTGCCAGGCTGGGTACCAGGGCTTCAACTGTGAAATCG TTATCCCTGAGCTCTGCGAGTCCAAAAACGGCGGCTGTGAACATTTCTGCAACGTGGTCCGAGGAACCGTTGAGTGTTCCTGCGCTGACGGATACTTCCTGGCCTCAGATTACAAATCCTGCAACTCAAACC AGACCTTCAAATGTGGCAGCATCATCAGCACAGACACCCGGACTGTTTTCATATACGAGCGGCACAACACAACCACGGGGAACACGATCCGGTCGAACCTAACGGACCTCAACACCAACTCCACCAAGAACACGGGCAACCTTCCTGGGAACAGCAGCAAGAGCGAGACCGTGCAGAAATACGTCTTCGAGGAACAGCTCCACTCTGAAATGGCAAAGTTTACCCGCATCGTGGGCGGAGAGGACTGCCCACCTGGAGAATGTCCATGGCAG gCTCTCCTCCTGAATGAGGACGACCAGGGTTTCTGCGGAGGCACCATCCTCAACGAATACATCATCCTGACCGCCGCCCACTGCATGAACCAGTCGCGCTACATCTACGTCAAGCTCG GGGAGTTTGACACGTCGGTGAATCAGGGCAATGAAGCTACGCACCACGTGGAAACTATTATCACCCACAACAAGTACAGGCCGGACACCTACCACAACGACATCGCACTCATCAAACTGACCAAGCCCATCAAGTTCACCAGGTTCATCCTGCCGGCCTGCATGCCTGAGCAAGACTTTGCTGAAAAG GTCTTGATGCGGCAGCAGGAAGGCATGGTCAGTGGTTTCGGTCGTGTCGGCGAGGGGCGGCAGACCTCCACCATCTTGCAGCGCCTCACCGTGCCCTACGTGGACCGGCTCACCTGCATGGAATCCACTCAGCTGCGAATCTCCACCCGCATGTTCTGTGCCGGATACCACTCGATTTCCAAGGACGCCTGCCAAGGGGACAGTGGCGGGCCGCACGTCACGCGTTACCGCAACACCTACTTCGTCACCGGCATCGTGAGCTGGGGCGAAGGCTGCGCACGCAGAGGCAAGTACGGCGTCTACACCCAGGTGTCCAAGTACATCCGCTGGATCCACGACGGCATCGAGAGGCTGACGGCCAAAGACAAGGGCGGGAAGCGGGTGAAGAGGCACCACAGCGCCATCAAGAGGCTGCACCTGTAA
- the f7i gene encoding coagulation factor VIIi codes for MLLKSCCTVWILLLGFTAAAVFVEKHEANTVLQRWRRANTGFLEELKQGNLERECIEEICDYEEAREVFENDDKTRQFWLTYPYRDPCLVNPCQNNGTCVYVGTAYECQCPEGYEGRYCQTEFEDSLKCLYQNGYCDHFCDGSGERRKCSCAAGYGLGEDGRQCVAQVEFPCGRLAPQETGLNQSDVVLLRTVGANQCPRGQCPWQVLLQLNGTSHCGGVLIYPDWVVTAAHCVHGHSAQYLTVVAGEHHLDMEEGTEQYIPVSMVIVHQRYVPATGDSDVAVVQLSRNVTLNRHVVPVCLPTRNFAERELLPIRYHTVSGWGRRTSGGNTQTAGAPPGAPISPILRKMLVPIIQNHLCSQRAKFNITGNMLCAGYLEGSQQSCRGDDGSPLVTLYGSTHFLTGVVGWGRGCSHPGYYGVYANMANFVDWVEEAIKHPPTMTAANQNAAETPADLLQQKVV; via the exons ATGCTGCTGAAGAGCTGCTGCACCGTCTGGATTCTGCTGCTGGGCTTCACGGCTGCTGCAG TTTTTGTAGAGAAGCACGAGGCCAACACGGTGCTGCAAAGATGGCGGCGAGCGAACACTGGCTTCCTGGAGGAGCTCAAACAAGGAAACCTGGAGAGGGAATGCATCGAGGAGATCTGCGACTACGAGGAGGCTCGGGAGGTCTTTGAAAATGACGACAAGACG AGGCAGTTCTGGCTGACCTACCCAT ACCGTGACCCCTGTTTGGTCAACCCCTGTCAAAACAACGGGACATGTGTCTACGTGGGGACGGCGTACGAGTGTCAGTGTCCTGAGGGATACGAAGGCCGATACTGTCAGACAG AGTTTGAGGATTCCCTGAAGTGTCTGTACCAGAACGGATACTGTGACCATTTCTGCGACGGCTCCGGAGAAAGACGCAAATGTTCCTGCGCCGCCGGATACGGACTGGGAGAGGACGGACGACAGTGTGTGGCTCAGG TGGAGTTCCCGTGTGGTCGTCTGGCCCCACAGGAAACAGGCCTGAACCAGAGTGACGTGGTTCTGCTCCGGACAGTGGGAGCCAACCAGTGTCCCAGAGGACAGTGTCCCTGGCAG gttctgctgcagctgaacgGGACCAGTCACTGTGGAGGAGTTCTGATCTACCCGGACTGGGTCGTCACTGCAGCGCACTGCGTCCACGGCCACAGCGCCCAGTATCTCACCGTGGTGGCAG GGGAACACCACTTGGACATGGAGGAGGGAACAGAACAGTACATACCTGTTTCCATGGTGATCGTCCATCAACGCTACGTCCCAGCGACAGGTGACAGCGACGTCGCCGTGGTGCAGCTGAGCCGAAACGTCACGTTGAACCGCCACGTCGTCCCCGTGTGCCTGCCCACCAGAAACTTCGCAGAGCGGGAACTCCTGCCGATCCGTTACCACACCGTGTCCGGCTGGGGCCGGAGGACCAGCGGCGGCAACACTCAGACGGCTGGCGCCCCACCTGGCGCTCCCATCTCCCCCATCCTCCGCAAGATGCTGGTCCCCATCATCCAGAACCACTTGTGCTCCCAGAGGGCCAAGTTCAACATCACCGGCAACATGCTGTGTGCCGGATACCTGGAGGGGAGCCAGCAGAGTTGCCGCGGTGACGACGGCAGCCCGCTGGTCACGCTTTATGGCTCCACCCACTTCCTTACAGGTGTGGTCGGCTGGGGGCGGGGCTGTTCACACCCCGGGTATTATGGGGTGTATGCCAACATGGCCAACTTTGTGGACTGGGTGGAGGAAGCCATTAAACACCCGCCCACCATGacggcagccaatcagaacgCTGCAGAGACGCCTGCTGACCTGCTGCAACAGAAAGTCGTTTAA
- the f10 gene encoding coagulation factor X isoform X3, producing the protein MFWFQRLSLGLVLLHLAAAHAVFLDDKAASQVLTRRRRANTFLEELKKGNMERECMEERCSWEEAREIFEDKEKTDEFWVKYIDGDACESMPCAHGGVCKDGVGSYTCYCQAGYQGFNCEIVIPELCESKNGGCEHFCNVVRGTVECSCADGYFLASDYKSCNSNQTFKCGSIISTDTRTVFIYERHNTTTGNTIRSNLTDLNTNSTKNTGNLPGNSSKSETVQKYVFEEQLHSEMAKFTRIVGGEDCPPGECPWQALLLNEDDQGFCGGTILNEYIILTAAHCMNQSRYIYVKLGEFDTSVNQGNEATHHVETIITHNKYRPDTYHNDIALIKLTKPIKFTRFILPACMPEQDFAEKVLMRQQEGMVSGFGRVGEGRQTSTILQRLTVPYVDRLTCMESTQLRISTRMFCAGYHSISKDACQGDSGGPHVTRYRNTYFVTGIVSWGEGCARRGKYGVYTQVSKYIRWIHDGIERLTAKDKGGKRVKRHHSAIKRLHL; encoded by the exons ATGTTTTGGTTTCAGCGCCTGTCCCTGGGCCTCGTGCTGCTGCACCTCGCCGCCGCTCACG CAGTCTTCCTGGACGACAAGGCGGCCAGTCAGGTTCTGACCCGTCGCAGACGAGCCAACACTTTTTTAGAGGAGCTGAAAAAAGGCAACATGGAGAGGGAGTGTATGGAGGAGCGCTGCAGCTGGGAGGAGGCGCGAGAAATCTTcgaagacaaagagaaaact GACGAATTTTGGGTCAAATATATCG ATGGCGACGCCTGCGAGTCGATGCCCTGTGCACATGGAGGAGTTTGCAAGGACGGGGTCGGCAGCTACACCTGCTACTGCCAGGCTGGGTACCAGGGCTTCAACTGTGAAATCG TTATCCCTGAGCTCTGCGAGTCCAAAAACGGCGGCTGTGAACATTTCTGCAACGTGGTCCGAGGAACCGTTGAGTGTTCCTGCGCTGACGGATACTTCCTGGCCTCAGATTACAAATCCTGCAACTCAAACC AGACCTTCAAATGTGGCAGCATCATCAGCACAGACACCCGGACTGTTTTCATATACGAGCGGCACAACACAACCACGGGGAACACGATCCGGTCGAACCTAACGGACCTCAACACCAACTCCACCAAGAACACGGGCAACCTTCCTGGGAACAGCAGCAAGAGCGAGACCGTGCAGAAATACGTCTTCGAGGAACAGCTCCACTCTGAAATGGCAAAGTTTACCCGCATCGTGGGCGGAGAGGACTGCCCACCTGGAGAATGTCCATGGCAG gCTCTCCTCCTGAATGAGGACGACCAGGGTTTCTGCGGAGGCACCATCCTCAACGAATACATCATCCTGACCGCCGCCCACTGCATGAACCAGTCGCGCTACATCTACGTCAAGCTCG GGGAGTTTGACACGTCGGTGAATCAGGGCAATGAAGCTACGCACCACGTGGAAACTATTATCACCCACAACAAGTACAGGCCGGACACCTACCACAACGACATCGCACTCATCAAACTGACCAAGCCCATCAAGTTCACCAGGTTCATCCTGCCGGCCTGCATGCCTGAGCAAGACTTTGCTGAAAAG GTCTTGATGCGGCAGCAGGAAGGCATGGTCAGTGGTTTCGGTCGTGTCGGCGAGGGGCGGCAGACCTCCACCATCTTGCAGCGCCTCACCGTGCCCTACGTGGACCGGCTCACCTGCATGGAATCCACTCAGCTGCGAATCTCCACCCGCATGTTCTGTGCCGGATACCACTCGATTTCCAAGGACGCCTGCCAAGGGGACAGTGGCGGGCCGCACGTCACGCGTTACCGCAACACCTACTTCGTCACCGGCATCGTGAGCTGGGGCGAAGGCTGCGCACGCAGAGGCAAGTACGGCGTCTACACCCAGGTGTCCAAGTACATCCGCTGGATCCACGACGGCATCGAGAGGCTGACGGCCAAAGACAAGGGCGGGAAGCGGGTGAAGAGGCACCACAGCGCCATCAAGAGGCTGCACCTGTAA
- the pcid2 gene encoding PCI domain-containing protein 2 isoform X2 — translation MRWLQLISGVPMLWPITTLLKPTSSRRLSFTFLRAFQSHKEENWALPVMFAVTLDLRIFANNAEQQLQKKGKGQPGEMLEKAAEQLMSCFRVCASDNRAGIEDSKKWGMMFLSNQLFKIYFKINKLHLCKPLIRAIDSSNLKNDYSPAQKVTYKYYVGRKGMFDSDFKLAEEFLSYAFHHCHRSSQKNKRMILIYLLPVKMLLGHMPTHQLLRKYDLMQFSDVTKGVSEGNLLLLNEALSKHETFFIRCGIFLILEKLKIITYRNLFKKVYLLLRTHQLPLDAFLVALRMMQVEDVDIDEVQCILANLIYMGHIKGYISHQHQKLVVSKQNPFPPLSSIS, via the exons ATGAGATGGTTGCAGCTCATCTCAG GTGTACCTATGCTGTGGCCAATCACGACTTTGTTGAAGCCTACAAGTTCCAGACGCTTGTCGTTCA CCTTCCTAAGGGCGTTCCAGTCACATAAAGAGGAAAACTG GGCTCTGCCAGTGATGTTCGCTGTCACGCTGGATCTCAGGATATTTGCCAACAAC gcggagcagcagctgcagaagaagGGCAAAGGTCAGCCGGGGGAGATGCTGGAGaaggcagcagagcagctgaTGAGCTGCTTCAGAGTTTGTGCCAGTGACAA cCGTGCTGGGATCGAGGACTCAAAGAAGTGGGGGATGATGTTTCTGAGCAACCAGCTCTTCAAGATCTACTTCAAG ATCAACAAGCTGCACCTGTGTAAGCCTTTGATCCGAGCCATCGACAGCTCCAACCTGAAGAACGACTACAGTCCTGCTCAGAAGGTCACCTACAAATACTACGTCGGCCGCAAAGGCATGTTCGACAGCGACTTCAAACTAG CGGAGGAGTTTCTGTCTTACGCCTTCCACCACTGTCATCGCTCCAGCCAGAAGAACAAGAGGATGATTCTCATCTACCTGCTGCCTGTCAAGATGCTGCTG ggccACATGCCGACTCATCAGCTTCTGAGGAAATACGACCTGATGCAGTTTTCTGACGTCACCAAAGGGGTGAG tgaggggaacctgctgctgctgaacgAGGCTTTGTCCAAACACGAGACCTTCTTCATCCGCTGTGGCATCTTCCTCATCCTGGAGAAGCTCAAGATCATCACCTACAGGAACCTCTTCAAGAAAGT gtaccTGCTGCTGAGGACCCACCAGCTGCCTCTGGATGCCTTCCTGGTGGCTCTGAGGATGATGCAGGTGGAAGACGTGGACATCGATGAGGTGCAGTGTATTCTGGCCAACCTCATCTAcatg GGTCATATCAAAGGTTACATATCCCATCAGCACCAGAAGCTCGTGGTCAGTAAACAGAATCCattccctcccctctcctcaaTCTCCTag